The proteins below come from a single Eubacterium limosum genomic window:
- a CDS encoding DUF2461 domain-containing protein, producing the protein MNDCEKMLDFLAQLRDNNSLEWMHSHQPEYKAARAAFVSLVSDLMEKLLPDEPGLGLINPSDLVFRLNRDTRFSKDKSPYTPAFRAHISPEGRGMVPVGDYLFVSPGQIFLGGGVFHGKMPEITRRIRDQIVLEGSSFESVLESPAFCEKLTLQGEKLKNVPRGYDKEHPYGELLKHKSWYVEYPIGKDLFLDREAFLEEAVDVFRRIKPFNDFINKALEGLEMPGKR; encoded by the coding sequence ATGAACGATTGTGAAAAAATGCTGGATTTCCTGGCACAGCTGCGGGATAATAACTCGCTGGAATGGATGCACAGCCATCAGCCAGAGTACAAGGCCGCCCGCGCCGCCTTTGTCAGCCTTGTGTCAGATTTAATGGAAAAGCTGCTGCCTGACGAGCCCGGCCTGGGCCTCATAAATCCCAGCGACCTTGTTTTCAGGCTCAACAGGGACACCCGCTTCAGCAAGGATAAAAGCCCTTACACGCCGGCGTTCCGCGCGCATATTTCGCCGGAGGGCAGGGGGATGGTGCCAGTGGGGGACTATCTTTTTGTATCGCCAGGCCAGATTTTTCTGGGCGGCGGCGTCTTTCATGGCAAAATGCCCGAGATTACCAGGCGTATAAGAGATCAGATTGTGTTGGAGGGCAGCAGCTTTGAGAGTGTTTTAGAGTCGCCGGCTTTCTGCGAAAAGCTGACGCTCCAGGGTGAAAAGCTTAAAAATGTGCCGCGTGGTTACGATAAAGAACATCCTTATGGCGAACTTTTAAAGCATAAGTCATGGTATGTGGAGTACCCTATAGGAAAAGACCTGTTTTTGGACCGCGAGGCCTTTTTAGAGGAGGCCGTGGATGTGTTCAGACGGATTAAACCCTTTAATGACTTTATCAACAAGGCTTTGGAAGGCCTTGAGATGCCCGGAAAAAGATAG
- a CDS encoding ASKHA domain-containing protein, whose product MNAFSQKIYLELPAPGQVDITADRERLLQGLEATFSPLALSYKTYKKYAAVCRESDFKVTCTLVYAGNHWELTRIEAGDTTAQNYGLAVDLGSTTVIMQSIDLNTGQVLAEKSRFNRQIDYGDEILSRIFYTKGRPDHLDELQASTVRTFCDLLNDLAAQTGIAPEAYSIMIVSGNTTMSHLFLGIDPWPIFEVPFTPMFNHTDFIPADDLSLPTGGLVYCMPSAANYLGGDIISGLLAARLDKQKKPSLFIDIGTNGEMVLGDENFLIAGAGAAGPALEGGISKSGMKAGPGAIDHVSITEGVLSYTTIENAPPKGICGSGIVDLLSEMLLNGWIDFSGKFNPDATDRIEATDDGYALRYADADVTADGASLFFNQTDIIQYLDTKAAANTMVAYLLEAAGLGPEDIDQVFIAGAFCAHINLEAAVNIGLYPDLPAERFTVLGNSSLTGARALLLDYTLFDTVGALQHNIQYLEFGAASDFLTRMFAARFLPHTDLSLYPTVRQRLKERGVLR is encoded by the coding sequence TTGAACGCTTTCAGCCAAAAAATCTATTTAGAACTGCCGGCACCGGGCCAGGTCGACATCACAGCAGACCGCGAGCGGCTTCTGCAAGGCCTTGAAGCTACCTTTTCACCGCTGGCGCTCTCTTATAAAACCTATAAAAAATATGCTGCCGTCTGTCGGGAATCCGATTTCAAGGTAACCTGCACCCTGGTTTACGCCGGAAACCACTGGGAGCTGACGCGCATTGAAGCCGGCGACACCACCGCACAAAACTACGGTCTTGCCGTGGATCTTGGCAGCACCACGGTTATCATGCAGTCCATTGACTTAAATACCGGACAGGTGCTGGCGGAAAAAAGCCGCTTTAACAGGCAGATTGACTACGGCGATGAGATATTGAGCCGCATTTTTTACACCAAGGGCAGGCCCGACCACCTTGACGAGCTTCAAGCCAGCACTGTCCGTACTTTCTGCGACCTGCTTAACGACCTCGCCGCCCAAACCGGTATTGCGCCAGAAGCCTACAGCATTATGATTGTATCCGGCAACACTACCATGTCCCATCTTTTCCTCGGCATTGACCCCTGGCCCATTTTTGAGGTTCCTTTTACCCCCATGTTCAACCATACTGATTTCATACCTGCCGACGACCTGAGCCTGCCCACCGGCGGACTGGTTTACTGTATGCCCTCAGCCGCCAATTACCTGGGCGGTGACATCATCAGCGGACTGCTGGCCGCCCGGCTCGATAAGCAGAAAAAGCCTTCCCTATTTATCGACATCGGTACCAATGGTGAGATGGTGCTGGGCGATGAAAACTTTCTGATCGCCGGGGCTGGCGCGGCAGGGCCTGCGCTGGAGGGCGGTATCAGCAAGAGTGGCATGAAGGCCGGACCGGGCGCCATCGACCATGTGTCCATCACGGAGGGCGTTCTGAGCTACACTACGATTGAAAATGCGCCGCCTAAAGGCATCTGCGGCTCTGGCATTGTAGATCTGCTGTCAGAAATGCTGCTGAATGGCTGGATTGACTTTTCCGGAAAGTTTAATCCTGACGCCACAGACCGCATCGAGGCCACCGATGACGGCTATGCCCTGCGGTACGCCGACGCAGATGTGACCGCCGACGGCGCCTCGCTTTTTTTCAACCAGACAGATATCATCCAGTATCTGGACACCAAGGCCGCTGCCAACACCATGGTGGCCTACCTTCTGGAAGCTGCGGGCCTTGGGCCAGAGGACATTGACCAGGTCTTTATCGCCGGAGCATTCTGCGCCCATATCAACCTGGAGGCAGCGGTCAATATCGGCCTCTACCCCGACCTGCCAGCCGAACGCTTTACGGTCCTGGGCAACAGCTCTTTGACCGGCGCCAGAGCGCTATTATTGGATTACACCCTTTTCGATACTGTGGGCGCACTTCAGCACAACATCCAATATCTGGAGTTTGGCGCGGCATCGGATTTTCTGACCCGTATGTTTGCCGCGCGATTTCTGCCCCACACCGATCTGAGCCTCTACCCCACCGTGCGGCAGCGCTTAAAAGAACGCGGCGTCCTGCGCTGA